The nucleotide window gggtcaccacctctctccatcacgctgccagtctctgggtcaccacctctctccatcacgctgccagtctctgggtcaccacctctctccatcacgctgccagtctctgggtcaccacctctctccatcacgctgccagtctctgggtcaccacctctctccatcacgctgccagtctctgggtcaccacctctctccatcacgctgccagtctctgggtcaccacctctccatcacgctgccagtctctgggtcaccacctctccatcaccctgccagtctctgggtcaccacctctctccatcacactgccagtctctgggtcaccacctctctccatcacactgccagtctctgggtcaccacctctctccatcacactgccagtctctgggtcaccacctcTCCCATCACCctgccagtctctgggtcaccacctctctccatcactctgccagtctctgggtcaccacctctctccatcacgctgccagtctctgggtcaccacctcTCTTCATCACGctgccagtctctgggtcaccacctcTCTATACATGATAGAGATATAGATGAACAGAAGCAGAATGATGAAGAAGTCATCCAGGAAGCCGAGCAGACCGAACAGAGCCTCGGGGATGAAGTCCAGAGGGGAGATCAGGTAGGTCAGAGCCCCGATCAGACACAGCAGGACACGGATCCGGAACATCCAGAACAGGCCCCCTACGGAGAACATCTCCCTGAAGAGGTGGCGTAGCAACGTGGGGACGTCACGCAGCCGGTCCATCAGCTGAgagcagggagagcagggagagacaaAGGATTTAGTGTAAGGATGTGACAAACGGACAATTTCTCTTCACGTTTTAAAAACTGCCATTTTCTTATATTATCGGTTTCCCATTAAAGTTAtaccaaaaaaaaaaatcctaaaaTTCCATGTGATCACAATGCAGCTGTGCTACTGCCAACAACGTTTAGAGTCGGTCTCTTTCAGATGGTCAAGCATTGCACCAGTACTACCATTACTGTATGTGAATTCCATCTCAAAAAAGGTAGCATGTAACTTCTCAAAGTATTGTCATTACAGGACTTCACGGCCGTCGCTTGCCTTTCTCGGACATTTTCCTAACTGTTAACGACGATTTCGTAGTTGTGGAGAATCGACTCCAAAAATCATTGATTCCTCGACTCCTGGTGTCGACTCCCATTTCTGAGTGTCAAGATTCGAGTCGGCTAGGAATGGACTCCTAAAGATTCAGTGTTTTTGGAACGGAGGAGACTGGTTAGTTTTCCGTACTTCCGGGAACACAAACACATGGAGCTAGCGAGAGAGGGACCCTGTACAGGCAGGTCAGCCAACATGCAGACCGAGTCATGGAGCTagcgagggacggagagagagggaccctGTACAGGCAGGTCAGCCAACATGCAGACCGAGTCATGGAGCTagcgagggacggagagagagagggaccctgTACAGGCAGGTCAGCCAACATGCAGACCGAGTCATGGAGCTagcgagggacggagagagagggaccctGTACAGGCAGGTCAGCCAACATGCAGACCGAGTCATGGAGCTagcgagggacggagagagagagggaccctgTACAGGCAGGTCAGCCAACATTCAGACcgagtcagaaccgtgcactaggcccaTCTATCTGCAATCTAAATCTCACAATGGATCTCAATTTCTTGACTTGCAACGTCTCACAACTTCACTAAAGCCCATCATCCATTAATAGGCTATTGAGATGGGATTCAGGGTCTGAGAAACAAGCCCAAAGCATTTCAATGTGAGGAGTATCTGCCTCTGCGGCCAACTCTGCTTTCAATAAATATCGATTTAACTATTCCGCAGGGAGAGAATTGACCCTCACATACACATGTATCAATCACTCAGACAACCTGTCTCTGACTGCATAAGacaaagtaagcatttcactaataataattgtattctgcgcatgtgacaaataaacattggATTTGAAATACATACCGATCTGGGTTGTCCTGAGAACCTGCGGTTGTAGTCGTCGAGATCCCGGAGGATGAGGAGCGGTTCAACTGTTCCATCCTGTACCTGCTGAGGGGCGGCATGCTCATGGAAGAGCGGGAACAGCAGGGTCACCTGTTCACATAGGGTAGAGGGGTCAGGGTAGAGGGGGCAGGATAGAGGGGTGTGGGTAGAGGGGTCAGGGTAGAGGGGTCAGGGTAGAGGGGTCAGGGTAGAGAGGTCAGGGAAGAGAGGTCAGGGTAGAGGGGTCAGGGTAGAGAGGTCAGGGTAGAGGGGTGAGGGAAGAGGGGTCAGGGTAGAGGGGTCAGGGTAGAGGGGTCAGGAagaggggtcaggttagaggggtCAGGAGGGTGGGGTCAGGGTAGAGAGGTCAGGGTAGAGAGGTCAGGGTAGAGAGGTCAGGGTAGAGGGGTCAGGGTAGAGGGGTCAGGGTAGGGGGTCAGGGTAGAGGGGTCAGGGTAGAGGGGTcagggaggaggggtcagggaggaggggtcaggaggaggggtcaggaaggaggggtcagggtggaggggtCAGGGTAGAGAGGTCAGGGAAGAGGGGTCAGGGAAGAGGGTCAGGGAAGAGGGGTCAGGGAAGAGGGGTCAGGGTAGAGGGGTCAGGGAAGAGGGGTCAGGGAAGAGGGGTCAGGGAAGAGGGGTCAGGGAAGAGGGGTCAGGGTAGAGGGGTCAGGGTAGAGGGGTCAGGGAAGAGGGTCAGGTTAGAGGGGTCAGGAGGGTGGGGTCAGGGAAGTGGGGTCAGGGAAGAGAGGTTAGGGTAGAGGGGTCAGGGAAGAGGGGTCAGGGAAGAGAGGTTAGGGTAGAGGGTCAGGGTAGAGGGGTCAGGGAAGAGGGGTCAGGGTAGAAGGGTCAGGGAAGAGGGGTCAGGGTAGAGGGGTCAGGGAAGAGGGGTCAGGGTAGAGGGGTCAGGGTAGAGGGGTCAGGGTAGAGGGGTCAGGGTAGAGGGGTCAGGGTAGAGGGGTCAGGGTAGAGAGGTCAGGGTAGAGGGGTCAGGGGAGAGGGGTCAGGGTAGAGGGGTCAGGGTAGAGGGGTGAGGGTAGAGGGGTGAGGGTAGAGGGGTGAGGGTAGAGGGGTCAGGGAAGAGGGGTCAGGTTAGAGAGGTCAGGGTAGAGAGGTCAGGGTAGAGGGGTCAGGGTAGAGGGGTCAGGGTAGAGAGGTCAGGGTAGAGGGGTCAGGGTAGAGAGGTCAGGGTAGAGAGGTCAGGGTAGAGTGGTCAGGGTAGAGAGGTCAGGGTAGAGAGGTCAGGGTAGAGTGGTCAGGGTAGAGAGGTCAGGGTAGAGAGGTCAGGGTAGAGAGGTCAGGGTAGAGAGGTCAGGGTAGAGAGGTCAGGGTAGAGAGGTCAGGTAGAGAGGTCAGGGTAGAGAGGTCAGGGTAGAGAGGTCAGGGTAGAGAGGTCAGGGTAGAGAGGTCAGGGTAGAGGGGTCAGGGTAGAGAGGTCAGGGTAGAGAGGTCAGGGTAGAGGGGTCAGGGTAGAGAGGTCAGGGTAGAGGGGTGAGGGTAGAGGGGTCAGGGTAGAGGGGTGAGGGTAGAGGGTCAGGGTAGAGAGGTCAGGGTAGAGGGGTCAGGGTAGAGAGGTCAGGGTAGAGGGGTCAGGGTAGAGGGGTCAGGGTAGAGGGTCAGGGTAGAGGGGTCAGGGTAGAGAGGTCAGGGTAGAGAGGTCAGGGTAGAGGGGTCAGGGTAGAGAGGTCAGGGTAGAGAGGTCAGGGTAGAGTGGTCAGGGTAGAGAGGTCAGGGTAGAGAGGTCAGGGTAGAGAGGTCAGGGTAGAGGGGTCAGGGTAGAGAGGTCAGGGTAGAGGGGTCAGGGTAGAGGGGTCAGGATAGAGGGTCAGGGTAGAGGGGTGAGGGAAGAGGGGTCAGGGTAGAGGGGTCAGGGTAGAGGGGTCAGGGAAGAGGGTCAGGTTAGAGGGGTCAGGAGGGTGGGGTCAGGGTAGAGAGGTCAGGGTAGAGAGGTCAGGGTAGAGAGGTCAGGGTAGAGGGGTCAGGGTAGAGGGGTCAGGGTAGAGGGGTCAGGGTAGAGGGGTcagggaggaggggtcagggaggaggggtcagggaggaggggtcagggaggaggggtcagggtggaggggtcagggtggaggggtcagggtagagaggtcagggaggaggggtcagggAAGAGGGGTCAGGGAAGAGGGGTCAGGGAAGAGGGGTCAGGGAAGAGGGTCAGGGAAGAGGGGTCAGGGAAGAGGGGTCAGGGAAGAGGGTCAGGGAAGAGGGTCAGGGAAGAGGGGTCAGGGAAGAGGGGTCAGGGAAGAGGGGTCAGGGAAGAGGGGTCAGGGTAGAGGGGTCAGGGTAGAGGGGTCAGGGAAGAGGGGTCAGGTTAGAGAAGTGGGGTCAGGGAAGAGGGGTcagggaggaggggtcagggAAGAGGGGTCAGGGAAGAGAGGTTAGGGTAGAGGGGTCAGGGTAGAGGGGTCAGGGAAGAGGGGTCAGGGTAGAAGGGTCAGGGGAGAGGGGTCAGGGTAGAGGGGTCAGGGAAGAGGGGTCAGGGTAGAGGGGTCAGGGTAGAGGGGTCAGGGTAGAGGGGTCAGGGAAGAGGGGTCAGGGAAGAGGGGTCAGGGTAGAGAGGTCAGGTTAGAGGGGTCAGGGAGTGGGGTCAGGGTAGAGGGGTCAGGGTAGAGGGTCAGGGTAGAGGGTGAGGGTAGAGGGGTGAGGGTAGAGGGGTGAGGGTAGAGGGGTGAGGGTAGAGGGGTCAGGAAGAGGGGTCAGGTTAGAGAGGTCAGGGTAGAGGGTCAGGTCAGGGTAGAGGGGTGAGGGTAGAGAGGTCAGGGTAGAGGGGTGAGGGTAGAGAGGTCAAGGTAGAGAGGTCAGGGTAGAGTGGTCAGGGTAGAGTGGTCAGGGTAGAGAGGTCAGGGTAGAGAGGTCAGGGTAGAGTGGTCAGGGTAGAGTGGTCAGGGtagagaggtcaggggtcagggtagaGGGGTGAGGGTAGAGAGGTCAGGGTAGAGAGGTCAGGGTAGAGAGGTCAGGGTAGAGAGGTCAGGGTAGAGAGGTGAGGGTAGAGAGGTCAGGGTAGAGAGGTCAGGGTAGAGAGGTCAGGGTAGAGAGGTCAGGGTAGAGGTCAGGGTAGAGAGGTCAGGGTAGAGGGTCAGGGTAGAGGGGTGAGGGTAGAGGGTCAGGGTAGAGGGGTCAGGGTAGAGAGGTCAGGGTAGAGGGGTCAGGGTAGAGGGTGAGGGTAGAGGGGTGAGGGTAGAGGGGTCAGGGTAGAGGGTCAGGGTAGAGGGGTGAGGGTAGAGAGGTCAGGGTAGAGAGGTCAGGGTAGAGGGTCAGGGTAGAGAGGTCAGGGTAGAGGGGGTCAGGGTAGAGAGGTCAGGGTAGAGAGGTCAGGGTAGAGGGGTCAGGGTAGAGAGGTCAGGGTAGAGAGGTCAGGGTAGAGAGGTCAGGGTAGAGAGGTCAGGGTAGAGAGGTCAGGGTAGAGAGGTCAGGGTAGAGAGGTCAGGGTAGAGAGGTCAGGGTAGAGAGGTCAGGGTAGAGAGGTCAGGGTAGAGGGGTCAGGGTAGAGGGTCAGGTAGAGAGGTCAGGGTAGAGAGGTCAGGGTAGAGAGGTCAGGGTAGAGAGGTCAGGGTAGAGGggtgagggaggtagagaggtcagggtagagggggtagagagggtagagaggtcagggtagagaggtcagggtagagggctcagggtagagaggtcagggtagagaggtcagggtagaggggtcaggggtcagggtagaGTGGTCAGGGTAGAGAGGTCAGGGTAGAGGGGTCAGGGGTGAGGGTAGAGAGGTCAGGGTAGAGGGGTCAGTGCACAAAGAACAACTGCAGTACTGTGCAATAACTGTCTTGAAAATGTTATTTTCCTTTTATTTAAGAATCAAAATGAGAACATAGCAAGACTATAGTAGCAACTTCAGCACTATGTACGACTAGTATTACTATGTGCATGATGATACATGTATTGACAGTAAACACAAGGTATAATGGTACAATGGGTATTTGAAGACGTCTTACCATCTGTCTGCAGATGGGACAGTTGATTGCACCAAGCCATGTCCCATATCGCCAATATGCAATTATACAAGAACCTTGAaaatacaacaaaaatgtgttaaTATCCACTGAATGTATCTATCCAACGGTTATATCAGTTTTATTGTAGCTAGTTCAGATTCCTTCTTCTTAGTTGAAAAGACAGAGCACGACAGACCCTAATGACGTATTTAAAACACACACTAACCACAGAAGAGATGTCCACAGTTGGTTTCCACAGGCAGCACGGCCTGCTGTAGACACACTGGACAGGACATGTCTGTATAGAACTGCTGCCTGGGCTCTGTTGGTTCACCTtcctgagggaggagagagagagataaagagagagagagagggaagagagagagagagaggggggggcagagaggtaagagagtaagagagagagagagagagagagagagaaagagagagagaggggggggcagagaggtaagagagtaagagagagagagagagagagagagagtgacgaagagagtaagagagagagagagagagaagtgacgtaagagagtaagagagagagagaagtgacgtaagagagtaagagagagagagaagtgacgtaagagagtaagagagagagagagagagagagaagtgacgtaagagagtaagagagagagagagagagagagagagagagaagtgacgtaagagagtaagagagagagagagagaagtgacgtaagagagtaagagagaaagagagagaagagagagagagtaagagagagagagagagtaagagagagagagagagagtaagagagagagagagagaagagagagagagagagagagagagagagagaagtgacgtaagagagtaagagagagagagagagagagagagagagagtaagagagagagagtattgcaCTTTTGAGGGAGAGCTAGTACATTTCACAGCACCGTTTACACCCTGTATCCTGTAAAACGTAAcgcaataaactttgatttgagatgatgattatttattattttaaagGGTGTTGTGTGATACTTCCAAGGAGAAGGAAGTGACAACATGCTGGATACGGGAGCAGCCATTGTCTTCTCACCTGCGAGTCAGACTGCAGCTGCTGTCGGACGGCACGAACATGTTCCTGGTTCTCTGGGTGGATGTTCTGCTGCTCATTTCTGCAGGTCCACGTGAGTAGAATGAAGAGAAAAAAACAAACACTTTCTTTCAGGATATTAGAAAACAACTTACTAACAAGAACATTCACTGGCATATCAGTTaaaaacaaaacaggaaacacAAACATAAAAAATTAACTGGTTTCAAAAACATCACCATTCCCATGGGCTGTGAATAGAAGTAGAATAGGCCTACCTGCAGAGCAGAGTTACCAGTCCACACAGGAACGTGACACTGAGAATAGAAGTAGAATAGGCCTACCTGCAGAGCAGAGTTACCAGTCCACACAGGAACGTGACACTGAGAATAGAAGTAGAATAGGCCTACCTGCAGAGCAGAGTTACCAGTCCACACAGGAACGTGACACTGAGAATAGAAGTCGAATAGGCCTACCTGCAGAGCAGAGTTACCAGTCCACACAGGAACGTGACACTGAGAATAGAAGTCGAATAGGCCTACCTGCAGAGCAGAGTTACCAGTCCACACAGGAACGTGACACTGAGAATAGAAGTAGAATAGGCCTACCTGCAGAGCAGAGTTACCAGTCCACACAGGAACGTGACACTGAGAATAGAAGTAGAATAGGCCTACCTGCAGAGCAGAGTTACCAGTCCACACAGGAACGTGACACTGAGAATAGAAGTCGAATAGGCCTACCTGCAGAGCAGAGTTACCAGTCCACACAGGAACGTGACACTGAGAATAGAAGTCGAATAGGCCTACCTGCAGAGCAGAGTTACCAGTCCACACAGGAACGTGACACTGAGAATAGAAGTCGAATAGGCCTACCTGCAGAGCAGAGTTACCAGTCCACACAGGAACGTGACACTGAGAATAGAAGTAGAATAGGCCTACCTGCAGAGCAGAGTTACCAGTCCACACAGGAACGTGACACTGAGAATAGAAGTCGAATAGGCCTACCTGCAGAGCAGAGTTACCAGTCCACACAGGAACGTGACACTGTGAATAGAAGGTAGAATAGGCCTACCTGCAGAGCAGAGTTACCAGTCCACACAGGAACGTGACACTGAGAATAGAAGTCGAATAGGCCTACCTGCAGAGCAGAGTTACCAGTCCACACAGGAACGTGACACTGTGAATAGAAGTCGAATAGGCCTACCTGCAGAGCAGAGTTACCAGTCCACACAGGAACGTGACACTGAGAATAGAAGTAGAATAGGCCCACCTGCAGAGCAGAGTTACCAGTCCACACAGGAACGTGACACTGAGAATAGAAGTCGAATAGGCCTACCTGCAGAGCAGAGTTACCAGTCCACACAGGAACGTGACACTGAGAATAGAAGTAGAATAGGCCTACCTGCAGAGCAGAGTTACCAGTCCACACAGGAACGTGACACTGAGAATA belongs to Oncorhynchus keta strain PuntledgeMale-10-30-2019 chromosome 9, Oket_V2, whole genome shotgun sequence and includes:
- the LOC118379304 gene encoding E3 ubiquitin-protein ligase RNF170-like isoform X1, translated to MSCPVCLQQAVLPVETNCGHLFCGSCIIAYWRYGTWLGAINCPICRQMVTLLFPLFHEHAAPQQVQDGTVEPLLILRDLDDYNRRFSGQPRSLMDRLRDVPTLLRHLFREMFSVGGLFWMFRIRVLLCLIGALTYLISPLDFIPEALFGLLGFLDDFFIILLLFIYISIMYREVVTQRLAA
- the LOC118379304 gene encoding E3 ubiquitin-protein ligase RNF170-like isoform X2: MSCPVCLQQAVLPVETNCGHLFCGSCIIAYWRYGTWLGAINCPICRQMVTLLFPLFHEHAAPQQVQDGTVEPLLILRDLDDYNRRFSGQPRSLMDRLRDVPTLLRHLFREMFSVGGLFWMFRIRVLLCLIGALTYLISPLDFIPEALFGLLGFLDDFFIILLLFIYISIMYREVVTQRLAA
- the LOC118379304 gene encoding E3 ubiquitin-protein ligase RNF170-like isoform X4, which gives rise to MSCPVCLQQAVLPVETNCGHLFCGSCIIAYWRYGTWLGAINCPICRQMVTLLFPLFHEHAAPQQVQDGTVEPLLILRDLDDYNRRFSGQPRSLMDRLRDVPTLLRHLFREMFSVGGLFWMFRIRVLLCLIGALTYLISPLDFIPEALFGLLGFLDDFFIILLLFIYISIMYREVVTQRLAE